The genomic segment taCCCGCATATCCTACgcttgctatcacttgccgcaccaatttcacataagtgagctGGTAGTCTTGTGtgttccattgtgataccaatagctataccttCTCACTTCCCTTCGaaatagcctcgccttctcacgatgtggatcccccatagaattttcgctgtcctaccgaccgtttcgctattccacagggtTTCATGCGCATTCAcccccacgcccttaactcggactgcgttgaccctaaaggcttcgggtttacaaagtttattgacggctatcctttggccttcaccaccaaatcgtctgccctttcattccttactccgttatgacccggcaaccaaacgatgcgggttGTGccgtcctcagagaaggtgtcaCTCTCCTTCTAATGccgcaagactgtttgtgaccttattGTCCTGctcgttattgcccttatgacaattttactgtccttaaagatcttcacactcgacatcctcacgttagcaccacaccacctcacgtattccgtgatcgcccggatctccgcctgcaggaccgtattatggtcaggcagtctaaaacagatctcagtccctggcttctcaatgtagacccccaggcccactctgtcctctagctttgattcatccttgtaacatgatcttccagatggcaatactagggttcccccaatccaagattgtgccgctggcagcagtacctctTACTCGACCACAAGTCTCGTCTAAGGTATCCAAATTGaagggggatgtcgaagggcctaacacaactcattgtccccaattttagcgaaatcggactattagTGCGCCATTTATGTGCCCAAGATGTTGAGTCAAAAGATGGGTTCTTATGGCaggtaaatctaaatctaaatcgatgtgaacaaaattgaacaaggatgtcgaaaggcctaacacaactcattgccccaaattttagcgaaatcggacaataaatgtgcattttatggaaCCAAGACATTAAATTGAATGTgttggcctatatggcagccatgaaggatatcgaagggcctaccaaaacgcactgtcccaaatttcgacgaaattggacaataagtgcaacatattggattgcccaaaaagtaattgcggattttttaaaagaaagtaaatgcatttttaataaaacttagaatgaactttaatcaaatatactttttttacactttttttctaaagcaagctaaaagtaacagctgataactgacagaagaaagaatgcaattacagagtcacaagctgtgaaaaaatttgtcaacgccgactatatgaaaaatccgcatttactttttgggcaacccagtatatGGACCCCAAGCGTTAGACTGAGAGATGgatctatatgggagccacatccaactctggaccgatctgggctaaattgcaaaatgtgtcgaaaagcttaacgcaactcattgttccaaatttcagcaaaatcggacaataaatgcgccttttatgggcccaagaccttaattcgagaggtcagcctatatggcagccatatccaaatctagaccgatcttggccacattgaggaaggatgttgaaggacctaacccactgtcccaaatttcaccgaaattggactataaattattatttatttattatttatttatttttaaaaatctcttcattttcatacaatttgTCTTATGTATAATGTCCCGCGAAACCATGTCGGTTTGTCTGCAGGATGTATATCAGCCAAGCTGtagtatttcaatttttttttaatttttttttttttttttttttttttttttttttttttttttttttttttttttttttgaattgaattgataagttttgaaataaataaataaatgcaataaaaaaattcaattcgatattagaaatttttttatcattttacaTCTTTTAaagctattattattattgatgATATTTAgtggtaatttatttaaaaaatttggtagagtAACTTCCAGAGAGTATTTTCCATAATCGTTGCGATATTTAGGAACTTCGTATTTGCCAGATGCTTTTCTTCGTGTATTCCTGCTGTGGCTAATGCGTTTTAAAAAGGTTGGGTTGTTGAAGAATTCTCGAGCTATGGTTGTGTTGTAGAGTCCATCGATGTTTAGTATTTCAAGGGACTTGTATAAGTCATTGGAAGGTGTGAGTGCTATGTTATTATTTCGATTCTGTTGGTTGTTTGatgttttcgttttatttttatttataagtttTACTAGTCTGTTTTGGTACATTTGCAatattctacaatgtttagactTTCCCCACGCAGTAGTACCATGTCTCAATTGAGATTCTACTAAAGAAAAATATGCTTGCCTTAGTACAAAGTACGGTGAACAATTACTAAGGTGATACAGAGCAAACATACATTTCCTGAGTCTTTTTGTTAGCTGTTCGATATGGGCTTTCCATTTAAAATGTTGATCTAAGTGTACACCTAAATATTTGTATGTTTCCACAAACTCTATGGTGGTTTCACATTGGTCGTTTAGGGTTTGATTAGTTGTGGATGTACAAGCTCGATGAAGGCaatcaaaattatgaaaaataatttttaaattagatTTTGGTATGTGCCTAGGTCTGATGTGCATCACTTTAGTTTTGTTGGAATTAATTATAAGACCGTTATCGTGGCACCATTTGCTGAGAATATTGAGCTCATTCTGCATAATTGATTCGGCTTCCTTAATATTCTTGCTTTCCACAAGAACTACAGTGTCATCAGCGTAGGAAAAAGCAGTGCTGTTTTTTAGCATTTTGAGCATCTCATTGGCGTAAATTATGTATAATATCGGGCCCAATTTAGATCCTTGTGGTACTCCGAAATTTGCAGTTTTGTGGGTACTTAATTCGTTATCTATTTTAACTTTATATTGCCTGCAGTTGAGATAGTTTTTAAACCAATCCAGACAATTTCCTCTGATACCACATTTTTCTAGTGTATTTATAAGTTGTGTATGCGTTAATGTGTCGAAAGCCTTGCTGAAATCAATAAATAATGCTAAGCAGTGATAGTTCTCATTTAATTTCTTGTTGATGTGGTTCGAAAAAAAACCCAAGTAGCTGGTTaatatttttgcctttttgaAATCCGAActgttgtttatttattatttggtaTTTTGTCAGGAAACTGTTGAGTCTTCTTACCACAATGTCTTCCAAGACTTTCTCTACGGCAGATAGGATTGATATTGGCCTATAGTTATTTAAGTCATTTTTACTTCCATTTTTAAATATTGGCCTAACGATGGCAGTTTTTAAAAGAGGTGGAATTACGGATTCATTTAAACTCATATTAATAAATGAAGTTATTATTGGTGTAAGATTAAcagcatttgtttttaaatctacAGCTCTGATACAGTCTACACCTGCAGTTTTTTTCGGATTGagagattttaaaatattcaatatttCTTCTTCATCAGTTTCTCCCATGAACAttgtattttgcaaatttgttccCTCGTTTGGACAGGTTATGATGTTGCAAGGATGCaatattttttggatattttcttCAAGCGAATGGGCAAAACTATTTGCCAATACTAGCGGACTCACCgaaggaaaatgttttttcatATTGGCATCAATGTTCTCAACTCTCTTGCCGGTAATACggttaattgttttccaagttTCAcgtatattatttttgttttgtataaattcattgaagttatatttgtttttagcgtaatttatttttttgtttaatttattgttaaatGCTTTGTATATTTTTTCGTTGGTTttgttatttctatttttttgccattttttatgTAGTTTATCTCTGATCTCACAACATTTTACTATTTCATTATTGAGCCACGGGTGCGGGTTACGTTTATCTGTTCGTTTGTTTGCTGTGTATTTagatttttcataaattgtttcaaatttagtATAGATTTTATCAAACAATTCATTAGCGTTCGTTGCTTCATTTAATAGTAAAGACCAATTCGTGTTTTTTATTAATTGATTAACTTTTGACGTATTGATATTCACTTTTGCATCACCCTGTTTACTTTTGTTGGTTAtggtgtttgtttctcttttatgATCCATGCATCCAAATATTGCGTAGTGGTCTGCTATTGCTGTTTTTATTATTGCTGCAtacgctctctctctctttctgttGCACCTCATGAACAGGTGGTCAATGCACGTTTTGGTGTTGGTGTTTGGGTCTTCTCTTGTTGGCTCGGCCACCATACAATGCAATCCATGCGAAGAGAGTATTCCAAGATATTTGGTTGTGTTGCAGTTTCTCTTTTGTGTGTCAATATTTGTATCTCCGGTCACTATTAACTCATTCTTATTGTTTATACTGCTTATGGCTTCATCCAACTCTTTTAAAAAGGGTTTAATACTCAAATTTGGTGGGCGATAAATAGCTATTATAGATATGTTTGTGTTGATGTCCACCCTCAACACCTCTGCAAAATTCATTTGGATGCTAACTTCATTGTATTGGAGATTCTCTTTGATATATATTACCACACCACCACCTCTTCCTTCTCTATTTAAGAAAATGGAATTGAAACCATCAATTTGGTATAAGATATTCTCATCACGTTTAATATTTATTTCAGTTAAAATTATTAGTTGtgttttattcaaaatgttttttgtgtaagTCAAAAATGCGTTAAAGTGCTTTCGTAGCGATCGAATGTTTATGTGTAATATATTCATTGGATAATCCATTATTTCAGAtttaatttcactaaaattattaaaaacttCATATTTGTAGTCcataatttccatttttattttatgatttatttttattaatatattttttttatgatgcTGAAAGAAGCCAAAAATGTTCCCGTTGCGGGTATCGCCTTTAATAACTTTTCCGaaaatttgtgcacaaagtatTTAGCACTGTGtgctttttgtttcttttttaaattttttaatgattctactgctttgaaaaaattgcatttatctAAATTGATTTGGTTATCAATTCCAAATCAGATGCAttatttattatgataaaaggGGAGTTTTCATTTTTCCGGGCATAAATGTGTCCATTTCGAATCCATATAAATTTCCATTCGTTTTCCTTCGCCTTAGTTTTAGCAGCCCATAAAATACGCCTAATATGCGGTGTTAGTTCATCATTTATATAGACGTAATCGTCACCTTCGCTGTTCTCTTCTCCTCTAACAACACTTGCATGAATCCGATGGCCTTTTAATTTGCTCATTATCTCTTTTTTCTTATGGTGGGTTGCGAATTCAACGATaatcttattttttctttttattttataagcTTTGCTCATATGCTCCGAAGTCATGTCCACTCCAAGAGCATCAGCTATTCTCTTTACAATAACCTCTGTTTCAATTTCCATATTCTCCACGTTATTAATTTCGATGTTGTTTTCTATAGACTTTTGTTCAAGTTGTTGTACACGTTTTGTTAGTTCATTTATTTTTGCTGCCTTCTCTTCATCCTTCCTTTGCAGTTCGCACACTTGAGCTGCAATAGTCGCTACATTTTTATTCATCTCTGCTAAGGCACTGTCCATATGATTTTTTAGATCGCTACTCAGTGATGATAAGCTCATGACAATTTGCTGCATAGTGCTTTTTAAGTCGACCATGCCATTCTTAAGTTCAGCTATGTCATTCTGTGTGTTTACCGTTGAGGATGCCTCAGTTTCTTTGaaacgtttggtgttgttgttgttagtctCATCATCAACTCTTTGCTGTTTGTGttgtttttcaatgtttttggGAGACTCACTGCTTTGGTTTGTGTTTGTATCACcgaaaacaaatgttttgtatATGTTGTTGGGGGATTTCCGCGGTTTACAAACATGACACTTCCAATCGTTCTTTTTTGTCTGGCTCATACTGGCATGCGAGCTCTCTGAGAGAGAGCAACATGGACTAAAGTGGAAACAGCGATTGCATTGGTAGCAACGTACATATTGAACGGCTGATATTGATAAAGAGCATTGCGCGCACTGATTACACGGCACTTGTAATTGAGACATTATATAGGATAATCAAAAGATATTAAGAGAGTTCGTAAGAGAAATCACACAAAAAAATCTAACAACTGCGGGTAgtcgaaaaaagaaaaaaagctgTTGCGACGCGTTTGGTTTAACAACACGACTGTTCGCTTTGGTGGCTACAGCTCGACtgacccttttatgggccaagacctcccaaatgtgaaccgatctgggccagattgaagaaagatatcgaagggactaacgcaactctctgtccgaaatttcggcgaaatcgccatttatgggcccaaaaccttaaatcgagagatcggtctattttgtGCTCTATCCATTTCCGGATCGATCTGGGAGAAagtgaagagggatgtcgagtggccttacacaactcattgtatcgcatgtcagcaacatcggataataaaagtggcttctATGTTGCaaacaccttaaatcggcagatcgatccagCCCATCTCGAATTTAACCcgactatggacaaaaaatgaagaatctgtgcaaagcttcagctccatatttttatttttatacccatcaacaTTGGATAGGGTCCACTAATGGTGTGTATGTTTTTGTGTCTTATCCGCCTGTGTGTCTGGCATTTTCTTTTCTGTAATCAATAAAGAACTTTCATT from the Stomoxys calcitrans chromosome 1, idStoCalc2.1, whole genome shotgun sequence genome contains:
- the LOC131997360 gene encoding uncharacterized protein LOC131997360; amino-acid sequence: MSQLQVPCNQCAQCSLSISAVQYVRCYQCNRCFHFSPCCSLSESSHASMSQTKKNDWKCHVCKPRKSPNNIYKTFVFGDTNTNQSSESPKNIEKQHKQQRVDDETNNNNTKRFKETEASSTVNTQNDIAELKNGMVDLKSTMQQIVMSLSSLSSDLKNHMDSALAEMNKNVATIAAQVCELQRKDEEKAAKINELTKRVQQLEQKSIENNIEINNVENMEIETEVIVKRIADALGVDMTSEHMSKAYKIKRKNKIIVEFATHHKKKEIMSKLKGHRIHASVVRGEENSEGDDYVYINDELTPHIRRILWAAKTKAKENEWKFIWIRNGHIYARKNENSPFIIINNASDLELITKSI